From one Mytilus trossulus isolate FHL-02 chromosome 10, PNRI_Mtr1.1.1.hap1, whole genome shotgun sequence genomic stretch:
- the LOC134686451 gene encoding adhesion G protein-coupled receptor E1-like, which yields MLFNEPKVENTENCFNYYMNPVVRAMIGKRELYMNVFCVPPDYGCSCLGSSDSFGQWYNWFPLSVVFSFTERNLYCNNKVNKLCIETELYTGYRIDKIVHWLHSFALEVKMIKQIQLVLAWSFRRDVETLGMSVYRTYKKNKTHYVTPINMRLKIIKKLNSIEMLKFETKLHNCLWFMRIKSSTSHDFEFSTFKLERLLNENITNGTSLNSTGLSYKEVNVSIKTSFSEQLCDSYSIESELEEKTAAMIVTKVTCWNELDQTLTSQDFRKNIITYTGMAASIIALTVYLTVHRKFGMHKTIPGSNVENLSIALLLSDILFMVGVGANDHYIVCYTVGVVLHYLWLSVFSFKSVALIYMCHNIRQMSANNAHALGIKNKKAYLTVLGLLLPVIFVGPAVILDLVIPGVNLDYSGSICFPTGYPANLIFVSAPIGLSVLINVVSLMCIALVITKQSYETRHIRKSSSFKFILVFVRISIVTGAFWVTGVLGAVVRTEFMEYLFIITCSIQGLLFAIANLSTRRVSKSIRKSYD from the exons ATGTTATTTAATGAACCAAAGGTAGAAAATACAGAAAACTGCTTTAATTACTACATGAATCCAGTTGTTCGTGCAATGATTGGAAAGCGGgaattatatatgaatgtgtTTTGTGTTCCTCCTGATTATGGATGTTCATGTTTGGGATCAAGTGATTCATTTGGTCAGTGGTATAACTGGTTTCCGCTATCGGTGGTGTTCTCGTTTACAGAAAGGAATCTGTACTGTAATAACAAG GTAAACAAACTCTGCATAGAGACTGAATTGTATACTGGTTATCGTATAGATAAAATAGTTCACTGGCTGCATTCGTTTGCACTGGAGgtcaaaatgataaaacaaattcagCTGGTTCTGGCATGGTCGTTCCGGCGAGATGTTGAAACATTGGGTATGAGCGTATATCgaacatataaaaagaataaaacacaTTATGTTACTCCAATCAATATGCGACTAAAAATCATCAAGAAGCTCAATTCAATTGAAATGCTAAAATTTGAAACTAAACTACACAACTGTTTATGGTTCATGAGGATTAAATCGTCAACCAGCCATGATTTCGAGTTTTCCACATTTAAATTGGAGAGGTTGTTAAATGAGAATATTACTAATGGTACATCATTAAATAGCACTGGTCTGTCGTATAAAGAGGTAAATGTCAGCATCAAAACGAGCTTCAGTGAACAACTATGTGACAGTTATTCGATTGAATCTGAATTAGAGGAAAAAACAGCAGCTATGATAGTCACAAAGGTAACGTGTTGGAATGAATTGGATCAAACATTAACATCACAGGATTTTAGGAAGAATATTATAACATATACGGGTATGGCTGCTTCTATTATTGCTTTAACTGTATATCTGACTGTACACAGAAAGTTCGGAATGCATAAAACAATTCCTGGTTCAAACGTAGAAAATTTATCCATTGCTTTGTTACTTTCAGATATTTTATTCATGGTGGGTGTTGGCGCCAATGATCATTATATAGTCTGCTATACCGTAGGTGTTGTTCTCCACTACCTTTGGCTGTCTGTGTTTTCATTCAAGTCTGTTGCCCTGATTTATATGTGTCATAATATAAGACAAATGTCAGCTAATAATGCACATGCACTtggtataaaaaacaagaaagcGTATCTTACAGTGCTTGGTCTTCTGTTGCCAGTTATATTTGTAGGACCTGCAGTGATACTTGATTTGGTTATTCCTGGTGTTAATCTTGATTACAGCGGGAGTATTTGCTTCCCTACAGGGTATCCCGCTAACTTAATCTTTGTATCTGCTCCGATAGGTTTGTCGGTTCTCATCAATGTAGTCAGTCTAATGTGTATTGCTTTGGTAATTACTAAGCAGTCATATGAGACACGTCACATCCGGAAGTCAAGTTCTTTTAAGTTCATTTTAGTGTTTGTGCGAATAAGCATCGTGACAGGTGCATTTTGGGTAACTGGAGTACTGGGAGCCGTTGTTCGGACTGAGTTTATGGAATACTTGTTTATAATTACTTGCAGTATTCAAGGCTTGTTGTTTGCAATTGCTAATTTGTCAACAAGGCGTGTTTCCAAGTCAATAAGAAAAAGTTATGATTAA